In one window of Zingiber officinale cultivar Zhangliang chromosome 11A, Zo_v1.1, whole genome shotgun sequence DNA:
- the LOC122031163 gene encoding PH, RCC1 and FYVE domains-containing protein 1-like isoform X1, whose amino-acid sequence MADPADYGKPDREIQQALIALKKGTQLIKYSRKGKPKFCPFRISSDETTLIWLSHKKKERAIKLSSVIQIVHGQRTAVFRRYLRPVKDYLSFSLIYNNGERSLDLICKDQSDLEVWIAGLRALICTEQSQHLRTDSHSDGILSSDDGDSVSNGHAYGLESTLSKSHGFSTKYHTGGPSGSLTRSDVGSDHTNMQLRLSNGDGVRLSVSSAPSSSSQGSGPDDIESLGDVYVWGVIWSDGAVMDGSSNGVCARTDVLIPRSLESNVVLDVHQIACGVRHAALVTRQGEVFAWGEQSGGQLGHSTDRDVTRPHLVESLVLWNMDYIACGEYHTCAVSTTGDLFTWGDGTHYTGLLGHGTDASHWIPKKVSGPLDGLQVMSIACGTWHSALITSNGKVFTFGDGTFGVLGHGDRENLVYPKEVESLGGLRTIKVACGVWHTAAIVEVMGQAGANVISRKLFTWGDGDKYRLGHGDKEARLVPTCVPSLIDYNFHQVACGHNLTIGLTTSGHVFTMGSMSHGQLGNPQADGKVPCLVQDRLVGELVEEIACGACHVAVLTSRSEVYTWGRGSNGRLGHGDTEDRKTPSLIEALKDRHVKSISCGSNFTACICIHKWISGADQSLCSGCRQAFGFTKKRHNCYNCGLVHCHACSSRKVLKAALAPTPGKPHRVCDSCYSKLKAAESGNSLTTNKKTVMPRRSIDIKEKLDKWEIKFSKPVVSSNADPIKSIEAKSIKNDAKSESLSMLRAPQVPSLLQLKDISFSSSISALQIALKPIVPSSPPPPVSSRPTSPYARYPSPPHSATPVFSKGAIDSLMQSNEILNQEIQKLQFQVKNLKKKSEAQELVIQKSEKKIQQESAKCIAALQVIRNLDTQLKDIREKLPSEFDHNLTEIHTQIEALLEHNDSIRSDISSTMDSGAFERDAHNSSKSAAAGNRESNFQHSTDNSIKSPPVKHGNNGEAELTEQFEPGVYITYIQLSSGIKTFKRVRFSKKRFAEKAAEGWWNQNKERVFNKYNYPGHGTVTLPTNAAPNEEEYATPSSPFT is encoded by the exons ATGGCAGATCCAGCTGATTATGGGAAGCCTGACCGCGAGATTCAACAG GCACTTATTGCATTGAAGAAAGGCACCCAGTTAATCAAGTATAGTCGCAAAGGAAAGCCAAAATTCTGCCCCTTCAGAATTTCGAGT GATGAAACTACTTTGATTTGGTTATCTCATAAGAAGAAGGAGAGGGCTATAAAATTGTCTTCTGTAATACAAATTGTTCATGGACAGAGAACT GCTGTTTTTAGGAGATATTTGCGACCTGTAAAAGACTACTTATCATTTTCTCTTATCTATAACAACGgagaaagatctcttgatctg ATTTGCAAGGACCAAAGTGACTTGGAAGTGTGGATTGCAGGACTTAGGGCTCTCATATGTACAGAACAGTCTCAACATTTGAGAACTGATAGCCACAGTGATGGGATTTTATCCTCTGAT GATGGAGACTCAGTATCAAATGGTCATGCTTACGGACTAGAAAGCACTTTGAGCAAATCTCATGGTTTTAGCACAAAATATCATACTGGTGGACCTTCAGGTAGTTTAACAAGATCAGATGTGGGGTCAGATCACACAAATATGCAACTAAGATTAAGTAACGGAGATGGTGTACGACTTAGTGTTTCAAGTGCTCCTAGTTCCTCCAGTCAAGGTTCTGGACCAGATGATATTGAATCTTTAGGCGATGTTTATGTGTGGGGAGTAATATGGTCTGATGGAGCTGTAATGGATGGATCTTCAAATGGTGTATGTGCAAGAACTGATGTTTTAATTCCAAGATCATTAGAATCAAATGTAGTTTTAGATGTCCATCAAATTGCATGTGGTGTTAGGCATGCAGCTCTAGTTACACGGCAAGGGGAAGTATTTGCTTGGGGTGAGCAATCTGGTGGTCAGCTTGGCCATAGTACTGACAGAGATGTAACTCGCCCCCATCTTGTGGAGTCATTGGTACTTTGGAATATGGATTATATTGCATGTGGTGAGTACCATACTTGTGCTGTATCCACTACCGGTGACTTGTTTACCTGGGGAGATGGCACTCACTACACTGGACTTCTCGGTCATGGTACCGATGCTAGCCACTGGATACCGAAGAAAGTTTCAGGCCCACTAGATGGATTACAAGTTATGTCTATTGCATGTGGCACATGGCATTCAGCATTGATTACATCGAACGGTAAAGTGTTTACTTTTGGAGATGGGACATTTGGTGTTCTTGGACATGGCGACCGAGAAAATCTGGTATATCCTAAAGAAGTTGAATCTTTAGGTGGATTAAGGACAATAAAGGTCGCATGCGGAGTATGGCACACTGCAGCTATTGTTGAAGTGATGGGTCAGGCAGGTGCCAATGTTATATCTCGCAAATTATTTACATGGGGCGACGGTGACAAATACCGCCTCGGTCATGGTGATAAAGAAGCGCGTTTAGTCCCTACTTGTGTTCCATCACTTATTGACTATAACTTTCATCAAGTAGCCTGTGGGCATAACTTGACAATTGGGCTCACAACATCAGGTCATGTTTTCACAATGGGCAGCATGTCCCATGGTCAACTTGGCAACCCGCAAGCTGATGGCAAGGTTCCTTGTTTAGTGCAAGATAGATTGGTAGGCGAGTTAGTTGAAGAAATTGCTTGTGGAGCTTGTCATGTTGCAGTGTTAACATCACGCAGTGAAGTATACACATGGGGAAGAGGTTCTAATGGTCGGCTGGGACATGGAGATACAGAAGATCGGAAAACACCTAGCCTCATTGAAGCTCTCAAGGATAGGCATGTGAAAAGCATATCTTGCGGTTCAAATTTTACAGCCTGCATTTGTATCCATAAATGGATATCTGGTGCCGATCAATCACTTTGTTCAGGGTGTCGACAAGCATTTGGTTTTACCAAAAAGAGACACAACTGCTATAACTGTGGGCTAGTACATTGCCATGCTTGTAGTTCTAGAAAAGTGTTGAAAGCAGCTTTGGCTCCAACACCAGGGAAACCTCACCGTGTATGTGATTCTTGCTATTCGAAACTTAAAGCTGCTGAATCTGGTAACTCCTTGACTACTAATAAGAAGACTGTTATGCCTCGTCGATCCATTGATATCAAGGAAAAGCTAGACAAATgggaaataaaattttcaaaacctGTAGTGTCATCAAATGCAGATCCAATAAAATCTATTGAAGCTAAATCAATAAAAAACGATGCCAAATCAGAATCTTTGTCTATGCTCAGAGCTCCACAAGTTCCTTCACTGTTGCAGCTGAAAGATATCTCTTTTAGTAGCTCAATTAGTGCACTTCAAATAGCTTTAAAACCGATTGTTCCCTCATCACCTCCACCACCTGTAAGCTCCAGGCCAACATCACCATATGCAAGATATCCAAGTCCTCCACACTCTGCTACTCCAGTATTTTCTAAAGGTGCTATTGACAGTCTCATGCAGTCTAATGAAATACTGAATCAGGAGATCCAAAAGTTGCAATTCCAG gtcaaaaatttgaaaaaaaaatctgaagCACAGGAACTTGtcattcaaaaatcagaaaagaaAATTCAACAAGAATCTGCCAAGTGCATTGCTGCGCTACAAGTTATCAGAAATCTCGATACTCAG CTGAAGGATATAAGAGAGAAATTGCCCTCTGAATTTGATCACAACTTAACTGAAATACATACACAAATAGAAGCACTCTTGGAACACAATGATAGTATCAGATCCGACATCTCGTCAACAATGGATTCTGGTGCTTTTGAAAGAGATGCTCACAACAGTAGTAAATCGGCAGCTGCTGGTAACCGAGAGTCAAACTTTCAACATAGCACTGACAACAGCATAAAATCACCTCCAGTCAAACATGGCAATAATGGAGAAGCAGAACTCACAGAACAGTTTGAGCCTGGTGTATACATTACTTACATTCAACTAAGCAGCGGTATCAAGACTTTCAAACGGGTTCGATTCAG CAAGAAAAGGTTTGCTGAGAAAGCAGCAGAAGGTTGGTGGAACCAAAACAAGGAAAGAGTGTTCAACAAATACAATTATCCAGGTCATGGAACAGTCACATTGCCTACAAATGCAGCACCAAACGAGGAGGAATATGCAACACCATCGTCCcctttcacttaa
- the LOC122031163 gene encoding PH, RCC1 and FYVE domains-containing protein 1-like isoform X2: MSYLTAVFRRYLRPVKDYLSFSLIYNNGERSLDLICKDQSDLEVWIAGLRALICTEQSQHLRTDSHSDGILSSDDGDSVSNGHAYGLESTLSKSHGFSTKYHTGGPSGSLTRSDVGSDHTNMQLRLSNGDGVRLSVSSAPSSSSQGSGPDDIESLGDVYVWGVIWSDGAVMDGSSNGVCARTDVLIPRSLESNVVLDVHQIACGVRHAALVTRQGEVFAWGEQSGGQLGHSTDRDVTRPHLVESLVLWNMDYIACGEYHTCAVSTTGDLFTWGDGTHYTGLLGHGTDASHWIPKKVSGPLDGLQVMSIACGTWHSALITSNGKVFTFGDGTFGVLGHGDRENLVYPKEVESLGGLRTIKVACGVWHTAAIVEVMGQAGANVISRKLFTWGDGDKYRLGHGDKEARLVPTCVPSLIDYNFHQVACGHNLTIGLTTSGHVFTMGSMSHGQLGNPQADGKVPCLVQDRLVGELVEEIACGACHVAVLTSRSEVYTWGRGSNGRLGHGDTEDRKTPSLIEALKDRHVKSISCGSNFTACICIHKWISGADQSLCSGCRQAFGFTKKRHNCYNCGLVHCHACSSRKVLKAALAPTPGKPHRVCDSCYSKLKAAESGNSLTTNKKTVMPRRSIDIKEKLDKWEIKFSKPVVSSNADPIKSIEAKSIKNDAKSESLSMLRAPQVPSLLQLKDISFSSSISALQIALKPIVPSSPPPPVSSRPTSPYARYPSPPHSATPVFSKGAIDSLMQSNEILNQEIQKLQFQVKNLKKKSEAQELVIQKSEKKIQQESAKCIAALQVIRNLDTQLKDIREKLPSEFDHNLTEIHTQIEALLEHNDSIRSDISSTMDSGAFERDAHNSSKSAAAGNRESNFQHSTDNSIKSPPVKHGNNGEAELTEQFEPGVYITYIQLSSGIKTFKRVRFSKKRFAEKAAEGWWNQNKERVFNKYNYPGHGTVTLPTNAAPNEEEYATPSSPFT; this comes from the exons ATGTCTTATTTAACT GCTGTTTTTAGGAGATATTTGCGACCTGTAAAAGACTACTTATCATTTTCTCTTATCTATAACAACGgagaaagatctcttgatctg ATTTGCAAGGACCAAAGTGACTTGGAAGTGTGGATTGCAGGACTTAGGGCTCTCATATGTACAGAACAGTCTCAACATTTGAGAACTGATAGCCACAGTGATGGGATTTTATCCTCTGAT GATGGAGACTCAGTATCAAATGGTCATGCTTACGGACTAGAAAGCACTTTGAGCAAATCTCATGGTTTTAGCACAAAATATCATACTGGTGGACCTTCAGGTAGTTTAACAAGATCAGATGTGGGGTCAGATCACACAAATATGCAACTAAGATTAAGTAACGGAGATGGTGTACGACTTAGTGTTTCAAGTGCTCCTAGTTCCTCCAGTCAAGGTTCTGGACCAGATGATATTGAATCTTTAGGCGATGTTTATGTGTGGGGAGTAATATGGTCTGATGGAGCTGTAATGGATGGATCTTCAAATGGTGTATGTGCAAGAACTGATGTTTTAATTCCAAGATCATTAGAATCAAATGTAGTTTTAGATGTCCATCAAATTGCATGTGGTGTTAGGCATGCAGCTCTAGTTACACGGCAAGGGGAAGTATTTGCTTGGGGTGAGCAATCTGGTGGTCAGCTTGGCCATAGTACTGACAGAGATGTAACTCGCCCCCATCTTGTGGAGTCATTGGTACTTTGGAATATGGATTATATTGCATGTGGTGAGTACCATACTTGTGCTGTATCCACTACCGGTGACTTGTTTACCTGGGGAGATGGCACTCACTACACTGGACTTCTCGGTCATGGTACCGATGCTAGCCACTGGATACCGAAGAAAGTTTCAGGCCCACTAGATGGATTACAAGTTATGTCTATTGCATGTGGCACATGGCATTCAGCATTGATTACATCGAACGGTAAAGTGTTTACTTTTGGAGATGGGACATTTGGTGTTCTTGGACATGGCGACCGAGAAAATCTGGTATATCCTAAAGAAGTTGAATCTTTAGGTGGATTAAGGACAATAAAGGTCGCATGCGGAGTATGGCACACTGCAGCTATTGTTGAAGTGATGGGTCAGGCAGGTGCCAATGTTATATCTCGCAAATTATTTACATGGGGCGACGGTGACAAATACCGCCTCGGTCATGGTGATAAAGAAGCGCGTTTAGTCCCTACTTGTGTTCCATCACTTATTGACTATAACTTTCATCAAGTAGCCTGTGGGCATAACTTGACAATTGGGCTCACAACATCAGGTCATGTTTTCACAATGGGCAGCATGTCCCATGGTCAACTTGGCAACCCGCAAGCTGATGGCAAGGTTCCTTGTTTAGTGCAAGATAGATTGGTAGGCGAGTTAGTTGAAGAAATTGCTTGTGGAGCTTGTCATGTTGCAGTGTTAACATCACGCAGTGAAGTATACACATGGGGAAGAGGTTCTAATGGTCGGCTGGGACATGGAGATACAGAAGATCGGAAAACACCTAGCCTCATTGAAGCTCTCAAGGATAGGCATGTGAAAAGCATATCTTGCGGTTCAAATTTTACAGCCTGCATTTGTATCCATAAATGGATATCTGGTGCCGATCAATCACTTTGTTCAGGGTGTCGACAAGCATTTGGTTTTACCAAAAAGAGACACAACTGCTATAACTGTGGGCTAGTACATTGCCATGCTTGTAGTTCTAGAAAAGTGTTGAAAGCAGCTTTGGCTCCAACACCAGGGAAACCTCACCGTGTATGTGATTCTTGCTATTCGAAACTTAAAGCTGCTGAATCTGGTAACTCCTTGACTACTAATAAGAAGACTGTTATGCCTCGTCGATCCATTGATATCAAGGAAAAGCTAGACAAATgggaaataaaattttcaaaacctGTAGTGTCATCAAATGCAGATCCAATAAAATCTATTGAAGCTAAATCAATAAAAAACGATGCCAAATCAGAATCTTTGTCTATGCTCAGAGCTCCACAAGTTCCTTCACTGTTGCAGCTGAAAGATATCTCTTTTAGTAGCTCAATTAGTGCACTTCAAATAGCTTTAAAACCGATTGTTCCCTCATCACCTCCACCACCTGTAAGCTCCAGGCCAACATCACCATATGCAAGATATCCAAGTCCTCCACACTCTGCTACTCCAGTATTTTCTAAAGGTGCTATTGACAGTCTCATGCAGTCTAATGAAATACTGAATCAGGAGATCCAAAAGTTGCAATTCCAG gtcaaaaatttgaaaaaaaaatctgaagCACAGGAACTTGtcattcaaaaatcagaaaagaaAATTCAACAAGAATCTGCCAAGTGCATTGCTGCGCTACAAGTTATCAGAAATCTCGATACTCAG CTGAAGGATATAAGAGAGAAATTGCCCTCTGAATTTGATCACAACTTAACTGAAATACATACACAAATAGAAGCACTCTTGGAACACAATGATAGTATCAGATCCGACATCTCGTCAACAATGGATTCTGGTGCTTTTGAAAGAGATGCTCACAACAGTAGTAAATCGGCAGCTGCTGGTAACCGAGAGTCAAACTTTCAACATAGCACTGACAACAGCATAAAATCACCTCCAGTCAAACATGGCAATAATGGAGAAGCAGAACTCACAGAACAGTTTGAGCCTGGTGTATACATTACTTACATTCAACTAAGCAGCGGTATCAAGACTTTCAAACGGGTTCGATTCAG CAAGAAAAGGTTTGCTGAGAAAGCAGCAGAAGGTTGGTGGAACCAAAACAAGGAAAGAGTGTTCAACAAATACAATTATCCAGGTCATGGAACAGTCACATTGCCTACAAATGCAGCACCAAACGAGGAGGAATATGCAACACCATCGTCCcctttcacttaa
- the LOC122031163 gene encoding PH, RCC1 and FYVE domains-containing protein 1-like isoform X3, whose protein sequence is MQLRLSNGDGVRLSVSSAPSSSSQGSGPDDIESLGDVYVWGVIWSDGAVMDGSSNGVCARTDVLIPRSLESNVVLDVHQIACGVRHAALVTRQGEVFAWGEQSGGQLGHSTDRDVTRPHLVESLVLWNMDYIACGEYHTCAVSTTGDLFTWGDGTHYTGLLGHGTDASHWIPKKVSGPLDGLQVMSIACGTWHSALITSNGKVFTFGDGTFGVLGHGDRENLVYPKEVESLGGLRTIKVACGVWHTAAIVEVMGQAGANVISRKLFTWGDGDKYRLGHGDKEARLVPTCVPSLIDYNFHQVACGHNLTIGLTTSGHVFTMGSMSHGQLGNPQADGKVPCLVQDRLVGELVEEIACGACHVAVLTSRSEVYTWGRGSNGRLGHGDTEDRKTPSLIEALKDRHVKSISCGSNFTACICIHKWISGADQSLCSGCRQAFGFTKKRHNCYNCGLVHCHACSSRKVLKAALAPTPGKPHRVCDSCYSKLKAAESGNSLTTNKKTVMPRRSIDIKEKLDKWEIKFSKPVVSSNADPIKSIEAKSIKNDAKSESLSMLRAPQVPSLLQLKDISFSSSISALQIALKPIVPSSPPPPVSSRPTSPYARYPSPPHSATPVFSKGAIDSLMQSNEILNQEIQKLQFQVKNLKKKSEAQELVIQKSEKKIQQESAKCIAALQVIRNLDTQLKDIREKLPSEFDHNLTEIHTQIEALLEHNDSIRSDISSTMDSGAFERDAHNSSKSAAAGNRESNFQHSTDNSIKSPPVKHGNNGEAELTEQFEPGVYITYIQLSSGIKTFKRVRFSKKRFAEKAAEGWWNQNKERVFNKYNYPGHGTVTLPTNAAPNEEEYATPSSPFT, encoded by the exons ATGCAACTAAGATTAAGTAACGGAGATGGTGTACGACTTAGTGTTTCAAGTGCTCCTAGTTCCTCCAGTCAAGGTTCTGGACCAGATGATATTGAATCTTTAGGCGATGTTTATGTGTGGGGAGTAATATGGTCTGATGGAGCTGTAATGGATGGATCTTCAAATGGTGTATGTGCAAGAACTGATGTTTTAATTCCAAGATCATTAGAATCAAATGTAGTTTTAGATGTCCATCAAATTGCATGTGGTGTTAGGCATGCAGCTCTAGTTACACGGCAAGGGGAAGTATTTGCTTGGGGTGAGCAATCTGGTGGTCAGCTTGGCCATAGTACTGACAGAGATGTAACTCGCCCCCATCTTGTGGAGTCATTGGTACTTTGGAATATGGATTATATTGCATGTGGTGAGTACCATACTTGTGCTGTATCCACTACCGGTGACTTGTTTACCTGGGGAGATGGCACTCACTACACTGGACTTCTCGGTCATGGTACCGATGCTAGCCACTGGATACCGAAGAAAGTTTCAGGCCCACTAGATGGATTACAAGTTATGTCTATTGCATGTGGCACATGGCATTCAGCATTGATTACATCGAACGGTAAAGTGTTTACTTTTGGAGATGGGACATTTGGTGTTCTTGGACATGGCGACCGAGAAAATCTGGTATATCCTAAAGAAGTTGAATCTTTAGGTGGATTAAGGACAATAAAGGTCGCATGCGGAGTATGGCACACTGCAGCTATTGTTGAAGTGATGGGTCAGGCAGGTGCCAATGTTATATCTCGCAAATTATTTACATGGGGCGACGGTGACAAATACCGCCTCGGTCATGGTGATAAAGAAGCGCGTTTAGTCCCTACTTGTGTTCCATCACTTATTGACTATAACTTTCATCAAGTAGCCTGTGGGCATAACTTGACAATTGGGCTCACAACATCAGGTCATGTTTTCACAATGGGCAGCATGTCCCATGGTCAACTTGGCAACCCGCAAGCTGATGGCAAGGTTCCTTGTTTAGTGCAAGATAGATTGGTAGGCGAGTTAGTTGAAGAAATTGCTTGTGGAGCTTGTCATGTTGCAGTGTTAACATCACGCAGTGAAGTATACACATGGGGAAGAGGTTCTAATGGTCGGCTGGGACATGGAGATACAGAAGATCGGAAAACACCTAGCCTCATTGAAGCTCTCAAGGATAGGCATGTGAAAAGCATATCTTGCGGTTCAAATTTTACAGCCTGCATTTGTATCCATAAATGGATATCTGGTGCCGATCAATCACTTTGTTCAGGGTGTCGACAAGCATTTGGTTTTACCAAAAAGAGACACAACTGCTATAACTGTGGGCTAGTACATTGCCATGCTTGTAGTTCTAGAAAAGTGTTGAAAGCAGCTTTGGCTCCAACACCAGGGAAACCTCACCGTGTATGTGATTCTTGCTATTCGAAACTTAAAGCTGCTGAATCTGGTAACTCCTTGACTACTAATAAGAAGACTGTTATGCCTCGTCGATCCATTGATATCAAGGAAAAGCTAGACAAATgggaaataaaattttcaaaacctGTAGTGTCATCAAATGCAGATCCAATAAAATCTATTGAAGCTAAATCAATAAAAAACGATGCCAAATCAGAATCTTTGTCTATGCTCAGAGCTCCACAAGTTCCTTCACTGTTGCAGCTGAAAGATATCTCTTTTAGTAGCTCAATTAGTGCACTTCAAATAGCTTTAAAACCGATTGTTCCCTCATCACCTCCACCACCTGTAAGCTCCAGGCCAACATCACCATATGCAAGATATCCAAGTCCTCCACACTCTGCTACTCCAGTATTTTCTAAAGGTGCTATTGACAGTCTCATGCAGTCTAATGAAATACTGAATCAGGAGATCCAAAAGTTGCAATTCCAG gtcaaaaatttgaaaaaaaaatctgaagCACAGGAACTTGtcattcaaaaatcagaaaagaaAATTCAACAAGAATCTGCCAAGTGCATTGCTGCGCTACAAGTTATCAGAAATCTCGATACTCAG CTGAAGGATATAAGAGAGAAATTGCCCTCTGAATTTGATCACAACTTAACTGAAATACATACACAAATAGAAGCACTCTTGGAACACAATGATAGTATCAGATCCGACATCTCGTCAACAATGGATTCTGGTGCTTTTGAAAGAGATGCTCACAACAGTAGTAAATCGGCAGCTGCTGGTAACCGAGAGTCAAACTTTCAACATAGCACTGACAACAGCATAAAATCACCTCCAGTCAAACATGGCAATAATGGAGAAGCAGAACTCACAGAACAGTTTGAGCCTGGTGTATACATTACTTACATTCAACTAAGCAGCGGTATCAAGACTTTCAAACGGGTTCGATTCAG CAAGAAAAGGTTTGCTGAGAAAGCAGCAGAAGGTTGGTGGAACCAAAACAAGGAAAGAGTGTTCAACAAATACAATTATCCAGGTCATGGAACAGTCACATTGCCTACAAATGCAGCACCAAACGAGGAGGAATATGCAACACCATCGTCCcctttcacttaa